The proteins below are encoded in one region of Neisseria macacae ATCC 33926:
- the rpoB gene encoding DNA-directed RNA polymerase subunit beta codes for MNYSFTEKKRIRKSFAKRENVLDVPFLLATQIDSYAKFLQLENAFDQRTDDGLQAAFNSIFPIVSHNGYARLEFVHYTLGEPLFDIPECQLRGITYAAPLRARIRLVILDKEASKPTVKEVRENEVYMGEIPLMTPSGSFVINGTERVIVSQLHRSPGVFFEHDRGKTHSSGKLLFSARIIPYRGSWLDFEFDPKDLLYFRIDRRRKMPVTILLKALGYNNEQILDIFYDKETFYLSENGVQTDLVVGRLKGETAKVDILDKEGNVLVAKGKRITAKNIRDISNAGLTRLDVEPESLIGKALAADLIDPETGEVLAVANDEITEELLAKFDIHGVKQLTTLYINELDQGGYISNTLRTDETADQQAARVAIYRMMRPGEPPTEEAVEQLFNRLFFSEDSYDLSRVGRMKFNTRTYEQKLSEVQQQSWYGRLLNETFAGAAEKGGYVLSVEDIVASIATLVELRNGHGEVDDIDHLGNRRVRSVGELTENQFRSGLARVERAVKERLNQAESENLMPHDLINAKPVSAAIKEFFGSSQLSQFMDQTNPLSEVTHKRRVSALGPGGLTRERAGFEVRDVHPTHYGRVCPIETPEGPNIGLINSLSVYARTNDYGFLETPYRRVIDGKVTEEIDYLSAIEEGRYVIAQANADLDKDGNLIGDLVTCREKGETIMATPDRVQYMDVATGQVVSVAASLIPFLEHDDANRALMGANMQRQAVPCLRPEKPMVGTGIERSVAVDSATAIVARRGGVVEYVDANRVVIRVHDDEATAGEVGVDIYNLVKFTRSNQSTNINQRPAVKAGDVLQRGDLIADGASTDLGELALGQNMTIAFMPWNGYNYEDSILISEKVAADDRYTSIHIEELNVVARDTKLGAEDITRDIPNLSERMQNRLDESGIVYIGAEVEAGDVLVGKVTPKGETQLTPEEKLLRAIFGEKASDVKDTSLRMPTGMSGTVIDVQVFTREGIQRDKRAQSIIDSELKRYRQDLGDQLRIFDNDAFDRIERMIVGQKANGGPMKLAKGSEITTEYLAGLPSKHDWFDIRLSDEDLAKQLELIKLSLQQKREEADELYEIKKKKLTQGDELQPGVQKMVKVFIAIKRRLQAGDKMAGRHGNKGVVSRILPVEDMPYMADGRPVDIVLNPLGVPSRMNIGQILEVHLGWAAKGIGERIDRMLKEQRKASELREFLNKLYNGSGKKEDLDALTDEEIIELASNLRKGASFASPVFDGAKESEIREMLNLAYPSDDPEVEKLGFNDSKTQITLYDGRSGEPFDRKVTVGVMHYLKLHHLVDEKMHARSTGPYSLVTQQPLGGKAQFGGQRFGEMEVWALEAYGAAYTLQEMLTVKSDDVTGRTKMYENIVKGEHKIDAGMPESFNVLVKEIRSLGLDIDLERY; via the coding sequence ATGAACTATTCGTTTACCGAGAAAAAACGTATCCGTAAGAGTTTTGCAAAACGAGAGAACGTATTGGACGTTCCCTTTTTGTTGGCAACACAAATTGATTCTTATGCGAAATTTCTGCAATTAGAAAATGCTTTTGATCAGCGTACTGACGATGGTCTGCAGGCTGCATTTAATTCTATTTTCCCTATCGTAAGCCACAATGGTTATGCGCGTCTGGAGTTTGTGCATTACACGTTGGGTGAGCCTTTGTTCGATATTCCTGAATGTCAATTGCGCGGAATCACTTATGCCGCCCCCCTGCGCGCGCGTATCCGACTGGTTATTTTAGACAAGGAAGCGTCTAAACCGACAGTCAAAGAAGTCCGTGAAAATGAAGTGTATATGGGCGAAATCCCATTGATGACTCCAAGCGGTTCGTTTGTCATTAACGGTACCGAACGTGTGATTGTTTCTCAGTTGCACCGTTCTCCTGGTGTGTTCTTTGAGCATGACCGCGGTAAAACTCATTCCTCCGGTAAATTGTTGTTCTCTGCTCGAATCATTCCTTACCGTGGTTCGTGGTTGGATTTCGAATTTGACCCGAAAGATTTGCTGTATTTCCGTATCGACCGTCGCCGCAAAATGCCAGTTACGATTTTGTTGAAGGCTTTGGGCTACAACAATGAACAGATCTTGGATATTTTCTACGATAAAGAAACGTTCTATCTGTCTGAAAATGGTGTTCAAACCGATTTGGTTGTAGGTCGTCTGAAAGGTGAAACTGCCAAAGTTGATATCTTGGATAAAGAAGGCAACGTATTGGTTGCTAAAGGTAAACGCATTACCGCAAAAAATATCCGTGATATTAGCAATGCAGGATTGACTCGTTTGGATGTGGAGCCGGAAAGCCTGATTGGCAAAGCTTTGGCCGCGGATTTGATTGACCCTGAAACGGGTGAAGTATTGGCTGTAGCCAACGATGAAATCACTGAAGAATTGTTGGCAAAATTTGATATCCACGGTGTAAAACAGCTTACTACGCTTTACATTAATGAATTGGATCAGGGTGGCTATATTTCCAATACTCTGCGCACTGATGAGACTGCTGATCAGCAAGCAGCGCGTGTTGCGATTTACCGCATGATGCGCCCAGGCGAACCGCCTACCGAGGAAGCAGTCGAGCAGCTGTTTAACCGCTTGTTCTTCAGTGAAGACAGCTACGATTTGTCTCGCGTAGGCCGTATGAAATTCAATACGCGGACTTATGAACAGAAATTGTCTGAGGTACAACAGCAGTCTTGGTATGGCCGTTTGTTGAATGAAACTTTTGCAGGGGCTGCCGAAAAAGGCGGTTATGTCCTGAGTGTTGAAGATATTGTTGCCTCAATTGCTACTTTGGTTGAATTGCGTAACGGTCATGGCGAAGTGGACGATATTGACCACTTGGGTAACCGTCGCGTGCGTTCGGTAGGTGAGTTAACTGAAAACCAATTCCGCAGTGGTTTGGCTCGTGTGGAACGTGCCGTAAAAGAACGCCTGAATCAAGCGGAATCAGAAAACTTAATGCCGCATGATTTGATTAATGCGAAACCTGTTTCTGCCGCCATCAAAGAATTCTTCGGCTCAAGCCAATTGAGTCAGTTTATGGATCAGACCAACCCCTTGTCTGAAGTAACCCATAAACGCCGCGTATCTGCGTTGGGCCCGGGTGGTTTGACCCGTGAACGTGCCGGTTTCGAGGTGCGAGACGTGCATCCGACTCACTATGGCCGCGTATGTCCGATTGAAACGCCTGAAGGTCCGAACATCGGTTTGATTAACTCATTGTCCGTTTATGCACGTACCAATGATTATGGTTTCTTGGAAACTCCTTATCGCCGCGTTATCGACGGCAAAGTAACCGAGGAAATCGATTACTTGTCTGCTATCGAAGAAGGTCGTTATGTGATTGCACAGGCGAATGCTGATTTGGACAAAGACGGTAATTTGATTGGTGATCTGGTAACTTGTCGTGAAAAAGGCGAAACCATTATGGCAACGCCTGACCGTGTGCAATATATGGACGTGGCAACCGGTCAAGTGGTATCCGTAGCGGCATCTCTGATTCCGTTCTTGGAGCACGATGATGCGAACCGTGCATTGATGGGTGCCAACATGCAACGTCAGGCCGTACCGTGCCTGCGTCCTGAAAAACCGATGGTTGGTACCGGTATTGAGCGTTCTGTTGCTGTTGACTCTGCTACTGCAATCGTTGCCCGTCGTGGCGGTGTGGTTGAGTATGTCGATGCCAACCGTGTTGTGATTCGTGTTCATGACGATGAAGCGACTGCCGGTGAAGTGGGTGTCGATATTTACAACTTGGTTAAATTCACTCGTTCTAACCAATCTACCAATATCAACCAACGTCCTGCCGTCAAAGCCGGCGACGTTTTGCAACGCGGCGATTTGATTGCTGACGGTGCATCTACCGATTTGGGCGAATTGGCTTTGGGTCAAAATATGACTATCGCCTTCATGCCGTGGAACGGTTATAACTATGAAGACTCGATTCTGATTTCCGAAAAAGTAGCTGCAGACGACCGCTATACTTCGATTCACATTGAGGAATTGAATGTCGTTGCCCGCGATACCAAGCTGGGTGCGGAAGATATCACCCGCGATATTCCGAACTTGTCCGAGCGTATGCAAAACCGTTTGGATGAATCCGGTATCGTTTACATCGGTGCAGAAGTGGAAGCAGGCGATGTATTGGTTGGTAAAGTAACGCCTAAAGGCGAAACCCAACTGACTCCGGAAGAAAAACTGTTGCGCGCCATCTTCGGCGAAAAAGCATCCGACGTAAAAGACACCTCTTTGCGTATGCCTACCGGTATGAGCGGTACGGTTATCGACGTTCAAGTCTTTACCCGCGAAGGTATCCAACGCGACAAACGTGCTCAATCCATTATCGATTCTGAGCTGAAACGTTACCGTCAAGACTTGGGCGACCAGTTGCGTATTTTTGATAACGATGCATTCGACCGTATTGAGCGCATGATCGTCGGTCAAAAAGCCAACGGCGGTCCGATGAAGCTGGCTAAAGGCAGTGAAATCACTACCGAATATCTGGCGGGTTTGCCTAGCAAACACGATTGGTTCGATATCCGTTTGTCTGATGAAGATTTGGCCAAACAATTAGAACTGATTAAATTGAGTCTGCAACAAAAACGCGAAGAAGCGGACGAGTTGTACGAAATCAAGAAGAAAAAACTGACCCAAGGTGACGAACTGCAGCCTGGTGTACAAAAAATGGTGAAAGTCTTTATCGCCATCAAACGCCGTCTGCAAGCCGGTGACAAAATGGCGGGCCGCCACGGTAATAAAGGTGTGGTATCGCGCATTCTGCCTGTAGAAGACATGCCTTACATGGCGGACGGTCGTCCTGTGGACATCGTACTGAACCCGTTGGGCGTACCTTCCCGTATGAACATCGGTCAGATTTTGGAAGTTCACTTGGGTTGGGCGGCAAAAGGTATCGGCGAGCGTATCGACCGTATGCTGAAAGAGCAACGCAAAGCCAGCGAGTTGCGCGAGTTCTTGAACAAACTCTACAACGGCAGCGGTAAGAAAGAAGATTTGGATGCCCTGACTGATGAAGAAATCATCGAACTTGCTTCCAATCTGCGTAAAGGCGCATCTTTCGCATCGCCGGTGTTTGACGGTGCGAAAGAATCTGAAATCCGCGAAATGCTAAATTTGGCTTATCCGAGCGATGATCCTGAAGTCGAAAAACTGGGCTTTAACGACAGCAAAACCCAAATCACACTGTATGACGGACGCTCTGGCGAACCGTTTGACCGCAAGGTAACAGTAGGTGTGATGCACTATCTGAAACTGCACCACTTGGTTGACGAAAAAATGCACGCGCGTTCTACCGGTCCGTACAGTCTGGTTACTCAGCAGCCTTTGGGCGGTAAAGCTCAGTTCGGTGGCCAACGTTTCGGTGAGATGGAGGTTTGGGCACTGGAAGCATACGGCGCAGCCTACACACTGCAAGAGATGTTGACCGTGAAGTCCGACGACGTAACAGGCCGTACCAAAATGTACGAGAACATCGTCAAAGGCGAACATAAAATCGATGCCGGTATGCCTGAGTCCTTCAACGTATTGGTTAAAGAGATTCGCTCACTGGGCTTGGATATCGATTTGGAACGTTACTAA
- the rpoC gene encoding DNA-directed RNA polymerase subunit beta' produces the protein MNLLNLFNPLQTAGMEEEFDAIKIGIASPETIRSWSYGEVKKPETINYRTFKPERDGLFCAKIFGPVKDYECLCGKYKRLKFKGVTCEKCGVEVTLSKVRRERMGHIELAAPVAHIWFLKSLPSRLGMVLDMTLRDIERVLYFEAFVVTDPGMTPLQRRQLLTEDDYYNKLDEYGDDFDAKMGAEGIRELLRTLDVAGEIEILRQELESTGSDTKIKKIAKRLKVLEAFHRSGMKLEWMIMDVLPVLPPDLRPLVPLDGGRFATSDLNDLYRRVINRNNRLKRLLELHAPDIIVRNEKRMLQEAVDSLLDNGRRGKAMTGANKRPLKSLADMIKGKGGRFRQNLLGKRVDYSGRSVITVGPYLRLHQCGLPKKMALELFKPFIFHKLEKQGLASTVKAAKKLVEQEVPEVWDILEEVIREHPIMLNRAPTLHRLGIQAFEPILIEGKAIQLHPLVCAAFNADFDGDQMAVHVPLSLEAQMEARTLMLASNNVLSPANGEPIIVPSQDIVLGLYYMTRDRINAKGEGSLFADVKEVHRAYHTKQVELGTKITVRLREWVKNEAGEFEPVVTRYETTVGRALLSEILPKGLPFEYINKALKKKEISKLINASFRLCGLRDTVIFADHLMYTGFGFAAKGGISIAVDDMEIPKEKAALLAEANAEVKEIEDQYRQGLVTNGERYNKVVDIWGRAGDKIAKAMMDNLSKQKVIDRDGNEVDQESFNSIYMMADSGARGSAAQIKQLSGMRGLMAKPDGSIIETPITSNFREGLTVLQYFIATHGARKGLADTALKTANSGYLTRRLVDVTQDLVVVEDDCGTSDGFVMKAVVQGGDVIEALRDRILGRVTASDVVDPSSGETLVEAGTLLTEKLVDMIDQSGVDEVKVRTPITCKTRHGLCAHCYGRDLARGKLVNAGEAVGVIAAQSIGEPGTQLTMRTFHIGGAASRAAAASQVEAKSNGTARFSSQMRYVANNKGELVVIGRSCEVVIHDDIGRERERHKVPYGAILMVQDGEAIKAGQTLATWDPHTRPMITEHAGWVKFENVEEGVTVAKQTDDVTGLSTLVVIDGKRRSGSASKLLRPTVKLLDENGLEICIPGTSTPVSMAFPVGAVITVREGQEVGKGDVLARIPQASSKTRDITGGLPRVAELFEARVPKDAGMLAEITGTVSFGKETKGKQRLIITDVDGVAYETLISKEKQILVHDGQVVNRGETIVDGAVDPHDILRLQGIEALARYIVQEVQEVYRLQGVKISDKHIEVIIRQMLRRVNIVDSGETEFITGEQVERGDVMTANEKALEEGKEPARYENVLLGITKASLSTDSFISAASFQETTRVLTEAAIMGKQDELRGLKENVIVGRLIPAGTGLTYHRSRRQQWQEAEQEASEIEATDE, from the coding sequence ATGAATTTGTTGAACTTATTTAATCCGTTGCAAACTGCCGGCATGGAAGAAGAGTTTGATGCCATCAAAATCGGCATTGCTTCTCCCGAAACCATCCGTTCATGGTCTTACGGCGAAGTTAAAAAGCCTGAAACCATCAACTATCGTACGTTCAAGCCTGAGCGTGACGGTCTGTTCTGCGCCAAAATCTTTGGTCCGGTCAAAGACTACGAATGCTTGTGCGGAAAATATAAACGCTTGAAATTTAAAGGTGTAACCTGTGAAAAATGTGGCGTGGAAGTGACTTTGTCCAAAGTACGCCGCGAACGCATGGGTCATATCGAATTGGCCGCGCCTGTTGCACACATTTGGTTCTTGAAATCCCTGCCTTCTCGTTTGGGCATGGTGTTGGACATGACTTTGCGCGACATCGAGCGCGTATTGTACTTTGAAGCATTTGTTGTGACCGACCCCGGCATGACTCCGCTGCAACGCCGTCAATTGCTGACTGAAGACGACTACTACAACAAACTGGACGAATACGGCGACGATTTCGATGCCAAAATGGGTGCGGAAGGTATTCGCGAATTGTTGCGCACCTTGGATGTAGCAGGCGAAATCGAAATCCTGCGCCAAGAGCTTGAGTCGACCGGTTCTGATACCAAAATCAAAAAAATCGCAAAACGTTTGAAAGTATTGGAAGCCTTCCATCGTTCCGGTATGAAACTGGAATGGATGATTATGGACGTGCTGCCGGTATTGCCGCCTGATTTGCGTCCTCTGGTTCCGTTGGATGGTGGTCGTTTCGCCACTTCCGATTTGAACGATTTATATCGTCGCGTCATCAACCGTAACAACCGTCTGAAACGCCTGCTGGAACTGCACGCTCCTGACATCATTGTTCGCAATGAAAAACGTATGTTGCAAGAAGCGGTTGACTCGCTGTTGGATAACGGTCGTCGCGGTAAAGCCATGACCGGTGCCAACAAACGTCCGCTGAAATCGTTGGCCGACATGATTAAAGGTAAGGGCGGTCGTTTCCGTCAAAACCTGCTGGGTAAACGTGTGGACTACTCCGGTCGTTCCGTGATTACCGTAGGTCCATACCTGCGTCTGCACCAATGCGGTCTGCCGAAAAAAATGGCTTTGGAACTGTTCAAACCGTTCATTTTCCATAAACTGGAAAAACAAGGTCTGGCCTCTACCGTTAAAGCAGCGAAAAAATTGGTAGAACAAGAAGTACCAGAAGTATGGGACATCTTGGAAGAAGTCATCCGCGAACATCCGATTATGCTGAACCGTGCGCCGACCCTGCACCGTTTGGGTATTCAAGCGTTTGAACCCATCCTGATTGAAGGTAAAGCCATTCAGCTGCATCCGTTGGTATGTGCCGCGTTTAACGCCGACTTTGACGGTGACCAAATGGCGGTACACGTTCCATTGAGCCTGGAAGCACAAATGGAAGCGCGCACCCTGATGCTGGCTTCAAACAACGTATTGTCTCCTGCAAACGGTGAACCGATTATCGTACCTTCCCAAGACATCGTATTGGGTCTGTACTACATGACCCGCGACCGCATCAATGCCAAAGGTGAGGGCAGTCTGTTTGCTGATGTGAAAGAAGTGCATCGTGCATACCATACCAAACAGGTTGAGCTGGGTACGAAAATCACCGTACGTCTGCGCGAATGGGTGAAAAACGAAGCCGGCGAATTCGAACCAGTCGTTACCCGTTACGAAACGACTGTCGGTCGTGCATTGTTGAGCGAAATCCTGCCTAAAGGCCTGCCGTTCGAATACATCAACAAAGCGCTGAAGAAAAAAGAAATTTCCAAGCTGATTAATGCATCGTTCCGTCTGTGCGGCTTGCGCGATACGGTTATCTTCGCCGACCACTTGATGTATACCGGTTTCGGATTCGCAGCCAAAGGCGGTATTTCCATTGCTGTTGACGACATGGAGATTCCGAAAGAAAAAGCGGCCTTGTTGGCTGAAGCCAATGCCGAGGTTAAAGAAATCGAAGACCAATACCGTCAAGGTTTGGTAACCAACGGCGAACGCTACAACAAAGTGGTGGATATTTGGGGTCGTGCTGGCGATAAAATCGCTAAAGCGATGATGGATAACTTGTCCAAACAAAAAGTTATCGACCGTGACGGCAACGAAGTCGATCAAGAGTCATTCAACTCCATCTATATGATGGCCGACTCCGGTGCTCGTGGTTCTGCGGCTCAGATTAAACAGTTGTCCGGTATGCGTGGCTTGATGGCAAAACCAGACGGCTCGATTATTGAAACGCCGATTACCTCAAACTTCCGCGAAGGTCTGACCGTATTGCAATACTTTATTGCGACCCACGGTGCGCGTAAGGGTTTGGCGGATACCGCATTGAAAACCGCGAACTCCGGTTACCTGACCCGTCGTCTGGTAGACGTAACTCAAGACTTGGTCGTTGTTGAAGACGATTGTGGTACTTCAGACGGCTTTGTCATGAAGGCAGTCGTACAAGGTGGTGATGTGATTGAAGCATTGCGCGATCGTATTTTGGGTCGTGTTACCGCGTCTGACGTTGTCGATCCGTCAAGTGGTGAGACCTTGGTTGAAGCCGGTACGTTGTTGACTGAAAAACTGGTCGATATGATTGACCAATCTGGTGTCGATGAAGTCAAAGTCCGTACTCCGATTACTTGTAAAACCCGCCATGGCTTGTGTGCGCACTGTTACGGTCGCGACTTGGCACGCGGCAAATTGGTCAATGCCGGTGAAGCAGTCGGCGTGATTGCGGCTCAGTCTATCGGTGAACCAGGTACCCAGTTGACCATGCGTACGTTCCACATCGGTGGTGCAGCATCCCGTGCGGCAGCAGCTAGCCAAGTTGAGGCCAAATCCAACGGTACGGCACGATTCAGCAGCCAAATGCGTTATGTTGCCAACAACAAAGGCGAATTGGTTGTCATCGGTCGCTCTTGCGAAGTCGTTATTCATGATGACATCGGTCGTGAACGCGAACGTCACAAAGTGCCTTACGGTGCTATCTTGATGGTTCAAGATGGTGAAGCCATTAAAGCCGGTCAAACGTTGGCAACCTGGGATCCGCATACCCGTCCGATGATTACCGAACACGCAGGTTGGGTGAAATTCGAAAACGTGGAAGAGGGCGTAACCGTTGCCAAACAAACTGACGATGTAACCGGTTTGTCCACTTTGGTGGTCATCGACGGCAAGCGCCGCTCCGGCAGCGCATCCAAACTGCTGCGTCCTACTGTAAAACTGTTGGATGAAAACGGTCTGGAAATCTGCATTCCAGGTACCTCCACCCCGGTATCTATGGCATTCCCTGTGGGTGCAGTGATTACCGTGCGCGAAGGTCAGGAAGTTGGTAAAGGCGACGTATTGGCGCGTATCCCGCAAGCCTCTTCCAAAACCCGCGACATTACCGGTGGTCTGCCGCGCGTTGCCGAGTTGTTTGAAGCACGCGTGCCGAAAGATGCAGGTATGTTGGCAGAAATCACCGGTACCGTTTCATTCGGTAAAGAGACCAAAGGCAAACAGCGTCTGATTATCACTGACGTAGACGGCGTAGCATACGAGACTTTGATTTCCAAAGAGAAACAAATTCTGGTGCACGACGGTCAAGTGGTAAACCGCGGTGAAACCATCGTAGACGGAGCGGTTGATCCGCATGATATTCTGCGTTTACAAGGTATCGAAGCACTGGCGCGTTATATCGTTCAAGAAGTGCAAGAGGTTTACCGTCTGCAAGGTGTGAAGATTTCCGATAAACACATCGAAGTCATCATCCGTCAGATGCTGCGCCGTGTGAATATTGTCGATTCAGGTGAAACCGAATTCATTACCGGTGAGCAAGTCGAACGCGGCGATGTCATGACAGCCAATGAAAAAGCTTTGGAAGAAGGCAAAGAACCGGCACGTTACGAAAACGTATTGTTGGGTATTACCAAAGCCTCTTTGTCAACCGACAGCTTCATTTCTGCCGCATCGTTCCAAGAGACGACCCGCGTTCTGACTGAAGCCGCCATTATGGGCAAACAAGACGAGTTGCGCGGTCTGAAAGAGAACGTAATCGTAGGTCGTCTGATTCCTGCCGGTACCGGTTTGACCTACCACCGCAGCCGTCGCCAGCAATGGCAGGAAGCGGAGCAAGAAGCTTCCGAAATCGAAGCAACAGATGAATAA
- the rpsL gene encoding 30S ribosomal protein S12, translated as MPTINQLVRKGRQKPVYVNKVPALEACPQKRGVCTRVYTTTPKKPNSALRKVCKVRLTNGFEVISYIGGEGHNLQEHSVVLIRGGRVKDLPGVRYHTVRGSLDTAGVKDRKQARSKYGAKRPK; from the coding sequence ATGCCAACTATCAACCAATTGGTACGCAAAGGCCGTCAAAAGCCCGTGTACGTAAACAAAGTGCCTGCACTGGAAGCCTGCCCGCAAAAACGCGGCGTGTGCACCCGTGTATACACGACTACCCCTAAAAAACCTAACTCTGCATTGCGTAAAGTATGTAAAGTTCGCCTGACCAACGGTTTTGAAGTCATTTCATACATCGGTGGTGAAGGCCACAACCTGCAAGAGCACAGCGTCGTACTGATTCGCGGCGGTCGTGTAAAAGACTTGCCGGGTGTGCGTTACCACACTGTACGCGGTTCTTTGGATACCGCAGGTGTTAAAGACCGTAAACAAGCCCGTTCTAAATACGGTGCTAAGCGTCCTAAATAA
- the rpsG gene encoding 30S ribosomal protein S7 — protein MPRRREVPKRDVLPDPKFGSVELTKFMNVLMIDGKKSVAERIVYGALEQIEKKTGKAAIEVFNEAIANAKPIVEVKSRRVGGANYQVPVEVRPSRRLALAMRWVRDAARKRGEKSMDLRLAGELIDASEGRGGALKKREEVHRMAEANKAFSHFRF, from the coding sequence ATGCCAAGACGTAGAGAAGTCCCCAAGCGCGATGTATTGCCTGATCCTAAATTTGGCAGCGTCGAGCTGACTAAATTCATGAACGTATTGATGATTGACGGTAAAAAATCTGTTGCCGAGCGTATCGTTTACGGTGCATTGGAGCAAATCGAGAAAAAAACCGGCAAAGCAGCAATCGAAGTATTCAACGAAGCCATTGCAAATGCCAAACCTATCGTGGAAGTGAAAAGTCGCCGTGTAGGTGGTGCAAACTACCAAGTTCCTGTTGAGGTTCGTCCTTCACGCCGTCTGGCTCTTGCAATGCGCTGGGTTCGCGATGCGGCCCGCAAACGTGGTGAGAAATCCATGGACCTGCGTTTGGCAGGCGAATTGATTGATGCGTCCGAAGGTCGCGGCGGTGCGTTGAAAAAACGTGAAGAAGTACACCGCATGGCTGAAGCCAACAAAGCATTCTCTCACTTCCGTTTCTAA